In Carnobacterium sp. CP1, the following are encoded in one genomic region:
- a CDS encoding 3'-5' exoribonuclease YhaM family protein, producing MEKKLFEYNVDDTFEIYLLIKAADVRVAKNGKKFIAFTFQDTSGQMDGKFWDASEDDIASLTAGKVVMLSGKRELYQGNPQIKIFKLRVTKAGEPDTPELFIERAPLKKEEMMEEINETLFEITNANMNRIVRHLLNHYQKDFFQYPAAKRFHHAFIGGLAFHTVSMLRMAKTIADQYEDINRPLLFSGIILHDLGKVMELSGPISTEYTLEGNLIGHIVIVDEAITKACQVLKIDDKSEDVILLKHMILSHHGKLEYGSPVRPKLREAEILFMIDNLDATINMLSASLSRTEPGAFTERIFGLDNRTFYKPQISENNEE from the coding sequence ATGGAAAAAAAGCTATTTGAATACAATGTAGACGATACGTTTGAGATTTATTTATTAATCAAAGCTGCTGATGTTAGAGTAGCTAAAAATGGGAAAAAATTTATTGCGTTCACATTTCAAGATACCAGTGGACAAATGGATGGCAAGTTTTGGGATGCGTCGGAAGACGATATCGCTTCTTTGACTGCTGGCAAAGTGGTTATGCTATCAGGCAAACGAGAACTTTATCAAGGCAATCCGCAAATTAAAATATTTAAGTTGCGGGTTACAAAAGCTGGTGAACCAGATACACCGGAACTTTTTATTGAACGAGCACCTCTGAAAAAAGAAGAAATGATGGAAGAAATCAATGAAACTCTTTTCGAGATCACTAATGCAAATATGAACCGAATTGTTCGCCATCTTTTGAATCATTACCAAAAGGACTTTTTTCAATACCCAGCAGCCAAGCGTTTCCATCATGCTTTTATAGGAGGATTGGCATTTCACACGGTTTCAATGCTAAGAATGGCTAAAACAATTGCTGATCAATATGAAGATATCAATAGGCCATTATTGTTTTCAGGAATCATTCTGCATGATTTAGGAAAAGTAATGGAATTGTCTGGCCCCATTTCAACAGAATACACATTGGAAGGGAACTTGATTGGACATATCGTGATTGTGGACGAAGCAATCACCAAAGCTTGTCAAGTGTTGAAAATAGACGATAAAAGCGAAGATGTGATTCTGCTGAAACATATGATTTTATCTCATCACGGAAAATTAGAATATGGATCACCGGTTCGACCGAAGTTGAGAGAAGCTGAAATTTTATTTATGATCGATAATTTAGATGCCACCATCAATATGCTGAGTGCATCTTTAAGTCGAACAGAACCAGGAGCGTTCACTGAACGTATCTTTGGATTAGATAACCGAACATTTTATAAACCGCAAATAAGCGAAAATAATGAAGAATAA
- a CDS encoding peptidylprolyl isomerase produces the protein MKKLILTAATVLAGLAIAGCADNTVASTTAGKISQDELYEAMKTNVGSSTLQQLIIEDVLSEKYGKVVTDKKVSKEYKTQEESYGGADAFKYVLSSSGFTESSYKDTIRLNLLIEEAVKDNTEFTDEEIQTAYDAYTPPVTAAHILVEDEDQAKDLITQLNDGADFATLAKENSADTASAEKGGELTFSTGEMIPEFEEAAMKLKEGEMTTEPVQTTNGYHIIKMIEKPEKGTLKEERKNIEAQLLQAKLADSAAIQAILSSIMQDANVVINDEDLSTAMDSYLQTADSTTEDTSAEDSAATESAPADSSTEDSSTADSAATSESSAE, from the coding sequence ATGAAAAAACTTATTTTAACAGCTGCAACAGTGTTAGCTGGTTTAGCAATTGCTGGTTGTGCAGATAATACAGTTGCCTCAACAACTGCAGGTAAAATTTCACAAGACGAATTATATGAAGCAATGAAAACAAACGTGGGGTCTTCTACTCTACAACAATTGATCATTGAAGATGTTTTGTCAGAGAAATACGGAAAAGTTGTAACAGATAAAAAAGTTAGTAAAGAATACAAAACTCAAGAAGAATCTTACGGTGGCGCAGATGCCTTTAAATACGTATTATCTTCATCCGGTTTTACAGAATCTTCTTATAAAGATACGATTCGATTAAATCTTTTGATTGAAGAAGCTGTAAAAGACAATACAGAATTTACAGATGAAGAAATCCAAACAGCTTACGACGCTTATACACCACCAGTGACTGCTGCTCATATTCTTGTAGAAGATGAAGACCAAGCCAAAGATTTGATCACACAATTAAACGATGGTGCTGATTTTGCTACTCTTGCTAAAGAAAATTCTGCAGATACAGCTAGCGCTGAAAAAGGCGGAGAACTTACTTTTTCTACTGGTGAAATGATTCCAGAATTTGAAGAAGCTGCAATGAAGTTAAAAGAAGGCGAAATGACAACAGAACCCGTCCAAACAACTAATGGTTACCACATCATCAAGATGATCGAAAAACCAGAAAAAGGAACATTGAAAGAAGAACGCAAAAACATCGAAGCTCAATTGCTGCAAGCTAAGTTAGCCGATAGCGCTGCTATCCAAGCTATTCTTTCTTCTATCATGCAAGATGCTAACGTAGTTATCAATGACGAAGATCTTTCTACAGCTATGGACAGCTACTTGCAAACTGCAGATTCAACAACAGAAGACACTTCTGCTGAAGATTCTGCTGCTACTGAATCGGCTCCTGCTGATTCAAGTACTGAAGACTCAAGTACAGCTGATTCAGCTGCCACTTCAGAAAGTTCAGCTGAATAA
- a CDS encoding YtxH domain-containing protein, giving the protein MANGFFKGLIFGSLVGGAYTLLNTPRSGEENRDVLLNYIDDTTVLVDDVSNSLTELKGAISELTNEGKALAEEFTEEVTESVEEFTYQAEPRMRRIQEQTQKLTDDIETLSQNVTPAQ; this is encoded by the coding sequence ATGGCAAACGGTTTTTTTAAAGGACTTATTTTCGGTTCATTAGTTGGCGGGGCTTATACTCTACTGAATACACCTCGCTCTGGAGAAGAAAACAGGGATGTTCTGCTGAACTATATTGACGATACAACCGTTCTAGTAGATGATGTTTCCAACAGTTTAACCGAATTAAAAGGAGCTATTTCGGAACTTACTAACGAAGGCAAAGCTTTAGCAGAGGAATTTACAGAAGAGGTAACAGAATCTGTTGAAGAGTTTACTTATCAGGCTGAGCCTCGGATGCGACGGATACAAGAACAAACACAAAAATTGACGGATGATATCGAAACATTAAGCCAAAACGTCACTCCAGCACAGTAG
- a CDS encoding HIT family protein: MTDCIFCKIINNELPSRKIYEDEDIVAFLDLTQVTPGHTLVVPKKHVADIFDYDEELAATVFSRIPKIARAIKRSNPEIAGMNVMSNNGTIAYQSVFHSHIHLLPRYTARDDFSIHFGDHSDKYTAEELDAIVASIKNEMEE, from the coding sequence GTGACAGACTGTATTTTTTGTAAAATCATCAACAATGAATTGCCTAGCCGAAAAATTTATGAAGATGAGGATATTGTCGCTTTCCTTGATCTGACGCAAGTTACACCTGGACACACATTAGTGGTTCCAAAAAAACATGTCGCGGATATTTTTGATTATGATGAAGAATTGGCTGCAACGGTTTTTTCTCGTATCCCGAAAATTGCACGTGCCATCAAACGATCTAATCCAGAAATCGCAGGTATGAACGTCATGAGCAATAATGGCACTATTGCTTATCAATCTGTTTTTCACAGCCACATTCACTTATTGCCGCGTTATACTGCAAGAGATGATTTCAGTATTCATTTTGGAGATCATTCAGATAAATATACAGCTGAAGAATTAGATGCCATTGTTGCATCAATAAAAAATGAGATGGAGGAATAA
- a CDS encoding ABC transporter ATP-binding protein, with product MSLKVSHITGGYSQIPVLKDVSFEVGDGNLVGLIGLNGAGKSTMIKHIIGLMHPSKGKITIDGQTLSDDLTAYRKKIGYIPETPVLYEELTLREHIEITGMAYDIPAEAALERASKLLRTFRLDNKLDWFPANFSKGMKQKVMILCAFLVEPSLYIIDEPFVGLDPLGINALLELMNGMKRQGASILMSTHILATAERQCDSFILLHEGVIRAAGTLEDLRKTFNLPHATLDEIYLQLTKEEVDRK from the coding sequence GTGAGTTTAAAAGTATCGCATATTACAGGCGGCTACAGCCAAATCCCAGTCTTAAAAGACGTCTCTTTTGAAGTTGGGGACGGGAATTTAGTAGGCTTGATTGGTTTGAATGGAGCTGGTAAAAGTACAATGATTAAACATATTATTGGACTAATGCATCCTTCTAAAGGAAAAATAACCATTGATGGACAAACATTATCAGATGACTTAACGGCTTATCGAAAAAAAATCGGGTACATTCCTGAAACTCCAGTACTATATGAAGAACTAACCTTGCGAGAGCATATTGAAATTACCGGCATGGCGTATGATATACCTGCTGAAGCGGCTTTAGAAAGAGCCTCAAAGTTATTAAGAACATTCCGTTTAGATAACAAATTAGATTGGTTCCCAGCTAATTTCTCAAAAGGAATGAAACAAAAAGTAATGATACTGTGTGCTTTTTTAGTAGAGCCGAGTTTATATATTATTGATGAACCTTTTGTTGGTTTAGATCCATTGGGTATTAATGCTTTATTAGAACTGATGAATGGAATGAAACGCCAAGGAGCTTCTATTCTAATGTCTACCCATATTTTGGCGACTGCAGAAAGACAATGTGACAGTTTTATTTTGCTTCACGAAGGGGTCATTCGTGCAGCCGGAACACTAGAAGATTTAAGAAAGACCTTTAATTTACCTCATGCTACATTGGATGAAATCTATCTTCAATTGACTAAAGAAGAGGTTGATCGAAAATGA
- a CDS encoding ABC transporter permease yields MMNSIWKKRVSHHQKKMLRYLKYVLNDHFVIVCLFLLGALGYSYSEFLKTISTDFMYGRMIAVILFTGLLFIGKLATLLQPADAVFLLPKEKSLKDYLSLAKWHSFLLPASVIILGVGVLMPLLVATASFAFTDMLYFVVYLLIMKDCEFKVQHFEFKLASTAKRKEIRFAFLLSALIGNFVMLYFSLLAGIFFAVIVYVIWHQYEKRFLPAHSYQWQAMINAEMGRMQRIFQFINLFTDIPVLKTTVKRRQYLDGLLKRIKIEHQRTFLYLYSRAFLRGTEYSGLFVRLSLLAIVLVLFVESFVLSLLLALLFLYLTGFQLLPLYFHFDNMAMSVLYPVDQKQKIKAMKEILLILLLTESCGIGLASLHALPLMASLSVFFSLVLFSVLFSHFYLPDRIKKMEKTRRY; encoded by the coding sequence ATGATGAACAGCATTTGGAAAAAAAGAGTGAGTCATCATCAAAAAAAGATGCTTCGTTATTTAAAATATGTTTTAAACGATCATTTTGTGATCGTGTGTCTTTTTTTGTTAGGTGCATTGGGGTATTCTTATTCTGAGTTCCTTAAAACGATCTCGACAGATTTTATGTATGGGCGAATGATCGCTGTGATCCTTTTTACCGGATTGCTGTTTATCGGTAAATTAGCGACTCTCTTACAACCCGCTGATGCGGTCTTTTTACTTCCTAAAGAAAAAAGTTTGAAAGACTATTTATCCTTGGCCAAATGGCACAGTTTTCTGCTGCCAGCCAGTGTGATCATTTTAGGAGTAGGCGTTTTAATGCCATTATTGGTAGCAACGGCTTCATTTGCTTTTACAGATATGCTTTATTTTGTCGTCTATTTGCTGATAATGAAAGACTGTGAGTTTAAAGTGCAACACTTTGAATTTAAATTAGCTTCAACAGCTAAGAGAAAAGAAATTCGCTTTGCCTTTTTGCTGTCAGCATTGATTGGGAATTTTGTAATGCTTTATTTTTCTCTGTTAGCGGGTATTTTTTTCGCTGTCATCGTATACGTTATATGGCATCAGTATGAGAAACGCTTTTTGCCAGCTCATTCTTATCAATGGCAGGCAATGATTAATGCTGAAATGGGACGGATGCAACGCATTTTTCAATTTATTAATTTGTTTACCGACATTCCAGTGTTAAAAACTACTGTAAAAAGACGCCAGTATTTAGATGGTTTATTAAAGAGAATCAAAATAGAACATCAGAGAACCTTCCTGTATTTATACAGTCGGGCTTTTTTAAGAGGGACAGAATACAGTGGGTTATTTGTTCGGCTTAGTTTATTAGCAATAGTATTGGTTTTATTTGTTGAGTCTTTTGTATTGAGCTTATTGCTGGCATTGTTATTTTTGTATTTAACAGGGTTTCAGCTATTGCCGCTGTATTTTCATTTTGACAATATGGCCATGTCTGTTTTATATCCAGTGGATCAAAAACAAAAAATTAAAGCGATGAAAGAAATACTGTTGATTTTACTGCTAACAGAAAGTTGTGGTATCGGTTTAGCTTCTCTGCATGCCTTGCCACTAATGGCTAGTCTAAGCGTATTCTTCTCTTTAGTTTTGTTTAGTGTTCTCTTTAGTCACTTTTACTTACCAGATCGGATTAAAAAAATGGAAAAAACAAGACGGTACTGA
- the dat gene encoding D-amino-acid transaminase: MKVIWNNQLVERSAVVIDMEDRGYQFADGIYEVIRVYNGSFFTMDKHIDRLFTGAKKIDLTLPFTKTELQKMLSDLIQINQIDTGNVYLQVTRGIAIPRNHVYPDVANVSPVFTASTTIVPRNQEKMNSGITAITLPDTRWLHCDIKSISLLGNIMAKNEAYKQGKEEAILYRDGKVTECSSSNVWMIKAGTVYTHPDGNLVLPGITKMVLLEVARKAGILVKEEAFTLEQLKSADEVFSSSTTAEAMPVIEIDGTAVGTGKPGPIVKQLQQLYLDAVEAQCGKIQ, translated from the coding sequence ATGAAAGTTATTTGGAATAATCAACTTGTGGAACGAAGTGCGGTAGTCATTGATATGGAAGATCGAGGTTATCAATTTGCAGATGGGATTTATGAAGTTATCCGTGTATACAACGGATCCTTTTTCACTATGGATAAACATATTGACCGTTTGTTCACCGGTGCAAAAAAAATTGATTTGACATTGCCGTTTACAAAAACAGAGTTGCAAAAAATGTTGTCTGATTTAATTCAAATCAATCAAATAGACACAGGAAATGTTTACTTGCAAGTTACTAGAGGAATTGCAATTCCTAGGAACCATGTTTACCCTGATGTCGCAAATGTTTCCCCAGTCTTTACAGCCTCTACAACGATTGTTCCAAGAAATCAAGAAAAAATGAATTCAGGAATTACAGCTATCACTCTTCCCGATACTCGTTGGCTGCATTGTGACATTAAGTCGATCAGCTTATTAGGAAACATCATGGCAAAAAATGAAGCTTATAAGCAAGGAAAAGAAGAAGCTATTCTTTATCGTGATGGAAAAGTAACAGAGTGTTCGTCTTCTAATGTTTGGATGATAAAAGCCGGCACCGTCTATACTCATCCTGATGGAAACCTTGTTTTACCAGGAATAACTAAAATGGTATTATTGGAAGTTGCTAGAAAAGCTGGCATACTAGTAAAAGAAGAAGCCTTTACTCTTGAACAGCTAAAATCAGCTGACGAAGTCTTTTCCTCTAGCACCACGGCTGAAGCTATGCCGGTTATTGAAATTGACGGAACAGCTGTTGGTACAGGAAAACCAGGTCCGATAGTAAAGCAACTGCAACAGCTTTATTTAGATGCAGTTGAAGCCCAATGTGGTAAGATCCAATAG
- a CDS encoding MDR family MFS transporter, which yields MENQLNKEPTQMEQVIPILGVIIMGTFVTILNQTLMSTALPRIMSEFSITATQGQWLTTAYMLINGIMVPITAYLVDRFTTRQLYIFAMSVFSIGTLVAATSHVYSMLIMGRMIQAIGAGIVLPLQMIVVLYMFPIEKRGAAMGLIGLAMNFAPAIGPTFSGWVVQNYHWNMLFYFILPFAIVDVIVAFFVLKNVGEVGRPKLDWVSVIYSTLGFGGLLFGFSNASSNPFFSAIVALPLVIGILAIILLVKRSNKSETPLLNFKVFSYRGYRLNLMISFIITAGLYGAIILLPIYFQTIRGLTPMQSGMILLPGAIVLAVMSPITGRLFDKHGGKKLAVVGLFLITTTTLLIGFIDLETSIKTIVGLQMIRSLGFSLTLMPLQTAAFNAVPLTMASHASAMFNTQRQLAGSMGTALFIVVMTLASNSSAAQGLASDKLADLAGFQAVFLLVGLLSFIALVMTFFIRENPFIPDETTIITKSE from the coding sequence ATGGAAAACCAATTAAATAAAGAACCGACACAGATGGAGCAGGTCATTCCTATTTTAGGCGTGATCATTATGGGAACATTCGTCACGATTTTAAATCAAACTCTAATGAGTACTGCTTTACCTCGTATTATGAGTGAATTTTCGATTACAGCTACACAAGGACAATGGTTAACGACAGCTTATATGTTGATCAATGGAATCATGGTCCCTATCACAGCCTACTTGGTTGATCGTTTTACCACAAGACAGTTGTATATTTTTGCCATGTCTGTTTTTTCAATCGGAACTTTAGTAGCTGCAACTTCTCATGTTTATAGTATGTTGATTATGGGACGGATGATTCAAGCAATTGGAGCCGGGATCGTATTGCCTTTGCAAATGATTGTAGTGCTTTATATGTTTCCAATTGAAAAACGAGGAGCAGCAATGGGATTGATCGGGTTAGCAATGAACTTTGCTCCCGCTATTGGACCGACTTTTTCTGGCTGGGTAGTTCAAAATTACCATTGGAATATGTTGTTTTATTTCATCCTGCCTTTTGCAATTGTAGATGTCATTGTCGCTTTCTTTGTCTTAAAAAATGTTGGGGAAGTCGGACGTCCTAAATTGGACTGGGTCAGTGTTATTTACTCCACTCTTGGTTTTGGGGGCTTGTTATTTGGATTCAGCAATGCTTCTTCTAACCCGTTTTTCAGCGCCATTGTAGCATTGCCGTTAGTTATAGGGATTTTGGCAATCATTTTATTGGTCAAACGGAGCAATAAATCTGAAACACCGCTGTTGAATTTTAAAGTATTTAGTTACCGCGGCTACCGCTTGAATTTGATGATCTCTTTCATTATCACTGCGGGACTGTATGGTGCTATTATTCTGCTTCCAATTTATTTCCAAACGATACGTGGTTTGACCCCCATGCAATCAGGCATGATCTTATTGCCAGGTGCGATCGTTTTGGCTGTAATGAGCCCGATAACAGGTCGGCTTTTTGATAAACATGGCGGGAAAAAGTTAGCTGTTGTGGGTCTATTCTTGATTACGACGACCACTTTATTGATTGGTTTTATCGACTTAGAAACATCGATCAAAACCATTGTTGGTTTGCAAATGATCCGTTCTTTAGGCTTCTCATTAACTTTGATGCCGTTACAAACAGCAGCTTTTAATGCTGTCCCGCTTACAATGGCTTCCCATGCGTCTGCTATGTTTAATACGCAACGTCAATTGGCTGGCTCCATGGGAACGGCTTTATTCATTGTAGTCATGACGCTAGCTTCAAACAGCAGCGCTGCACAAGGTTTGGCCTCAGATAAGTTAGCTGATTTAGCTGGATTTCAAGCAGTCTTTTTGCTTGTCGGGCTGCTTTCTTTTATCGCCTTGGTCATGACGTTTTTTATCAGAGAAAATCCGTTCATACCAGATGAAACGACTATTATTACTAAATCTGAATAA
- a CDS encoding phosphotransferase family protein has protein sequence MDFEIDSGWKLHPVGGDTGQAYMGTRAEEKLFLKRNSSPFLAALSVEGITPRLVWTKRIGNGDVLTAQEWLNGRTLKSTEMSSPSVAQLLSRIHNSEPLRRMLARVGGEEVTPQQLLQTYEHELPHDLKIHPLLDSILKKLKKEVTDMKTVVPRVCHGDIYQKNWLLSDENRLYLVDWDSAMLADPAMDLSMLLFQYVDRADWSEWLEHYGVTVTEELIERVTWYALMNYLIQTKRHHHEARFYEMNKDILKLQTLYQMPDTETD, from the coding sequence ATGGATTTTGAAATAGATTCTGGATGGAAGTTGCATCCAGTTGGTGGTGACACAGGACAAGCATACATGGGAACTAGAGCGGAAGAAAAGCTTTTTTTGAAGCGAAATTCTTCGCCTTTTTTAGCTGCACTTTCTGTCGAGGGCATAACCCCACGTTTAGTCTGGACCAAACGTATAGGTAACGGAGATGTTTTAACAGCGCAAGAATGGTTAAATGGAAGAACTCTTAAAAGCACTGAGATGTCATCTCCTAGTGTTGCACAATTATTAAGTCGTATTCATAATTCTGAACCGTTAAGAAGAATGCTTGCGCGTGTCGGCGGCGAAGAAGTGACTCCGCAGCAGCTGCTGCAAACTTATGAACATGAATTGCCACATGATTTAAAAATTCATCCATTACTAGATAGTATTTTAAAAAAACTGAAAAAAGAAGTAACCGATATGAAGACCGTGGTTCCTAGAGTGTGTCATGGCGACATTTATCAAAAAAATTGGTTGCTATCCGATGAAAATCGGTTGTACTTAGTAGATTGGGATTCAGCGATGTTAGCAGACCCAGCAATGGATTTAAGCATGTTGCTGTTTCAATATGTCGATCGTGCGGATTGGTCAGAATGGTTAGAACATTATGGTGTTACTGTTACAGAAGAATTGATTGAACGAGTGACTTGGTACGCATTAATGAATTACTTAATCCAAACAAAACGCCATCATCATGAAGCAAGATTTTATGAAATGAATAAAGATATTTTAAAGTTGCAAACTCTTTATCAAATGCCAGATACTGAAACAGACTAG